In Pyrus communis chromosome 1, drPyrComm1.1, whole genome shotgun sequence, the following are encoded in one genomic region:
- the LOC137748866 gene encoding probable pectin methyltransferase QUA2: MARPLHRGPSGLRISGSSNDFLDSQMKDKTDKEDLDRRASSDNNSFAFRLPVRVLFPDNSPSKHGNTENGFASDPFMAGTPRSRHKLMLLLLKLSLVLIVILALTGSFWWTLSISTTSRGRIHHGYRRLQEQLVSDLWHIGELSLGSSRLKDLEFCPQEYENNVPCFNVSENLALGLTDGNEYDRHCENGMRQNCLVLPPVHYKIPLRWPTGRDVIWVGNVKITAQEVLSSGSLTKRMMMLEEEQISFRSASLMFDGVEDYSHQIAEMIGLRNESNFIQAGVRTILDIGCGYGSFGAHLFSSQILTMCIANYEASGSQVQLTLERGLPAMIGSFISKQLPYPSLSFDMLHCARCGIDWDERDGILLIEVDRVLKPGGYFVWTSPITNAETFRRNKVNQKRWKLVHDFAENLCWEMLSQQDETVVWKKTSERNCYSSRKPGSGPSICSKGHDVESPYYRPLQACIGGTQSRRWIPIEGRKTWPYRANLNKSELAIYGLHPEEITEDAETWKMAVRNYWSLLSPLIFSDHPKRPGDEDPSPPYNMLRNVLDMNAHFGGFNSALLAAGKSAWVMNVVPTNGPNYLPLILDRGFVGVLHDWCEPFPTYPRTYDMVHAAGLLSLESDHQRRCTILDLFTEIDRLLRPEGWVIIHDKAFLVESARALTTGLKWEARVVEIESNSDEKLLICQKPFFKKQAN; this comes from the exons atggCCAGACCTCTGCATCGAGGTCCGTCTGGTCTGCGGATCTCTGGCAGTAGCAATGATTTTTTGGACTCCCAAATGAAAGATAAAACAGATAAAGAAGATTTGGACAGAAGAGCTTCTTCTGATAATAATAGTTTTGCTTTTAGATTGCCAGTTCGAGTACTTTTTCCGGACAATTCTCCTTCCAAACATGGAAATACCGAAAATGGCTTTGCATCCGATCCCTTCATGGCTGGTACTCCCAGAAGTCGGCACAAGTTAATGCTGCTACTGTTGAagttaagtttagttttgattGTTATTCTAGCTCTTACCGGATCCTTTTGGTGGACACTCTCCATCTCAACAACTTCAAGAGGTCGCATACACCATGGATACCGGCGACTCCAAGAGCAACTTGTTTCTGACCTGTGGCATATCGGAGAGCTTTCTCTTGGTTCATCAAGGTTGAAAGACTTGGAGTTTTGTCCTCAGGAGTACGAAAATAATGTCCCATGCTTCAATGTTTCGGAGAATCTTGCCTTAGGTCTTACTGATGGCAACGAATATGACCGGCATTGTGAGAATGGGATGAGGCAAAATTGTTTAGTTCTTCCGCCTGTGCATTATAAGATTCCTCTTCGGTGGCCTACTGGTAGAGATGTCATCTGGGTGGGGAATGTGAAAATAACAGCGCAGGAGGTACTTTCTTCTGGAAGCTTGACGAAGAG GATGATGATGTTGGAAGAAGAGCAAATTTCATTCCGTTCAGCCTCCTTGATGTTTGATGGTGTTGAAGACTACTCGCACCAAATTGCAGAAATGATAGGACTGAGAAATGAATCTAACTTCATACAAGCTGGG GTGAGAACCATCTTGGATATAGGATGCGGTTATGGTAGTTTCGGAGCACATCTCTTTTCCAGTCAGATCCTAACTATGTGCATTGCGAACTATGAGGCTTCAGGAAGCCAAGTTCAGCTGACTCTTGAAAGGGGTCTTCCTGCAATGATTGGTTCTTTTATTTCGAAACAGTTGCCGTATCCATCTCTCTCTTTTGATATGTTGCATTGTGCACGATGTGGGATTGATTGGGACGAACGGG ATGGGATCCTCTTGATTGAGGTTGATAGAGTTTTGAAGCCTGGTGGGTACTTTGTCTGGACATCACCTATTACCAATGCTGAAACATTTCGTCGTAACAAAGTGAATCAGAAAAGGTGGAAGCTTGTACATGATTTTGCAGAAAATCTCTGCTGGGAGATGTTATCGCAGCAAGATGAAACAGTTGTATGGAAGAAGACTAGTGAAAGAAATTGTTATAGTTCACG GAAACCAGGTTCAGGTCCCTCTATATGCAGCAAAGGTCATGATGTTGAATCTCCATATTATCGACCACTCCAAGCCTGCATTGGTGGAACTCAAAGCCGCAGATGGATTCCTATTGAAGGGAGGAAAACGTGGCCTTATAGGGCTAATCTGAACAAGAGTGAACTTGCCATATATG GATTACATCCAGAAGAAATCACTGAGGATGCTGAGACGTGGAAAATGGCAGTACGGAATTATTGGTCTCTTCTGTCACCATTGATATTCTCAGATCATCCAAAGAGACCTGGCGATGAAGATCCTTCACCACCCTATAATATGCTTAGAAACGTACTTGACATGAATGCTCATTTTGGTGGTTTTAATTCTGCGTTATTGGCAGCTGGAAAGTCTGCATGGGTCATGAATGTGGTCCCAACAAATGGACCCAATTATCTGCCCTTGATCCTTGACAGGGGATTTGTTGGTGTTCTGCATGATTG GTGTGAACCCTTTCCAACATACCCAAGAACTTATGATATGGTGCATGCAGCAGGACTTCTTTCACTTGAAAGTGATCATCAGCGCAGATGTACCATTCTTGATCTATTCACAGAGATTGATCGATTGCTTCGTCCAGAG GGTTGGGTGATAATCCATGACAAAGCTTTTCTTGTCGAATCAGCGAGAGCTCTCACGACAGGGCTGAAATGGGAGGCACGCGTGGTGGAAATCGAAAGCAATAGCGATGAGAAACTACTCATATGCCAAAAGCCTTTCTTTAAGAAGCAAGCAAACTAA